One region of Juglans regia cultivar Chandler chromosome 4, Walnut 2.0, whole genome shotgun sequence genomic DNA includes:
- the LOC109019985 gene encoding L-ascorbate oxidase homolog, translating into MRECRVLCFLTALVLVAVHGVNGEDPYRFLTWKVTYGDIYPLGVKQQGILINGQFPGPQIDAVTNDNLVINVFNYLREPFLISWNGIQQRRNSWQDGVYGTNCPIRPGKNFTYILQVKDQIGSYFYFPSFGFQKAAGGFGGFRIWSRPGIPVPFPSPAGDFTLLAGDWFKTNHYVLRRLLDSGRNLPFPDGLLINGRGWNGYTFTVDQGKTYRFRISNVGLTTSINFRIQGHSMKLVEVEGSHTLQNTYTSLDIHLGQSYSVLVTADQPVQDYYIVVSSRFTTRVLTTTAILHYSYSSKGVSGPVPIGPTTQIASSLSQARSIRWNLTASGPRPNPQGSYHYGMIKTSRTIMLANSAPYINGKQRYAVNSVSFVPADTPLKLADYFKIPGVFSVGTISSVPTGGNAYLQTSVMGANFREYVEIVFQNWEDTVQSWHIDGYSFFVMGMDGGQWTPASRTRYNLRDTVARYTIQVYPRAWTAIYMALDNVGMWNIRSENWARQYLGQQFYLRVFSPSNSWRDENPIPKNALLCGRARGRRTRPLRAK; encoded by the exons ATGAGGGAATGCAGGGTCCTTTGTTTTCTCACTGCTTTGGTTCTTGTTGCTGTTCATGGCGTTAATGGTGAAGACCCGTATAGATTCCTCACGTGGAAAGTCACCTACGGTGATATCTACCCTCTTGGAGTTAAGCAACAG GGAATATTGATAAATGGGCAATTCCCAGGACCTCAGATCGACGCTGTTACGAATGATAACTTGGTCATCAATGTGTTCAACTACCTGAGGGAGCCATTCCTCATCTCATG GAATGGCATACAGCAGAGGAGGAACTCATGGCAAGATGGAGTGTATGGTACTAACTGTCCAATCCGACCAGGAAAGAATTTCACTTATATTCTCCAAGTGAAGGACCAGATTGGTAGCTATTTCTACTTCCCATCATTTGGATTTCAAAAAGCTGCTGGAGGCTTCGGTGGCTTCAGAATCTGGAGCCGCCCAGGGATTCCTGTTCCTTTCCCTTCTCCTGCTGGGGACTTCACCCTACTAGCTGGGGACTGGTTCAAGACAAACCACTAC GTACTGAGACGACTCTTGGACAGCGGTCGCAACCTTCCTTTCCCTGATGGGCTTCTCATCAATGGTCGTGGCTGGAATGGTTACACATTTACTGTTGATCAAG GTAAGACGTATAGGTTCAGGATATCAAATGTGGGGCTTACAACTTCGATCAATTTCAGAATTCAGGGGCACAGTATGAAGCTGGTAGAGGTAGAAGGGTCTCACACGCTCCAAAATACCTACACTTCCCTTGATATTCATCTTGGGCAGTCATATTCTGTCCTGGTCACAGCTGATCAGCCTGTCCAGGATTACTACATTGTAGTTTCTTCACGCTTCACCACTCGGGTATTGACAACAACAGCCATTCTTCACTACAGCTATTCAAGCAAGGGAGTTTCTGGTCCTGTCCCAATTGGGCCTACCACTCAGATTGCTTCATCCCTTAGCCAAGCCCGATCTATTCG TTGGAACCTGACTGCGAGTGGGCCGAGACCCAATCCCCAAGGCTCTTATCACTATGGAATGATCAAAACTAGCCGCACAATCATGCTTGCGAACTCTGCTCCTTATATTAATGGCAAGCAGAGATACGCAGTAAATAGCGTCTCATTTGTCCCGGCAGACACCCCACTAAAACTTGCTGACTACTTCAAGATCCCTGGAGTTTTTAGTGTTGGAACCATTTCTAGTGTTCCCACAGGGGGAAATGCCTACCTCCAGACCTCTGTTATGGGTGCTAATTTCCGAGAATATGTTGAGATTGTGTTCCAAAATTGGGAAGACACTGTGCAGTCATGGCATATTGATGGCTATTCTTTCTTTGTCATGGG GATGGATGGAGGGCAATGGACACCTGCAAGTAGAACACGCTACAATTTGAGAGACACTGTTGCCCGTTACACCATTCAG GTGTATCCTAGAGCATGGACTGCAATATACATGGCTTTGGACAACGTGGGAATGTGGAACATAAGATCAGAGAACTGGGCTAGGCAGTACTTGGGTCAGCAGTTCTATCTCCGGGTCTTCTCCCCTTCAAACTCTTGGAGAGAtgaaaatccaatcccaaagAATGCTCTTCTTTGTGGTCGGGCAAGAGGTCGCCGCACACGACCTCTTCGAGCCAAATAG
- the LOC108995278 gene encoding uncharacterized protein LOC108995278, whose protein sequence is MDDPEDTSRDNVLWGDAMEEIFIDMLYQDALQGRLKGGKITFREHGVYAQRLTAVGKKVFDGNQVRGKLTRLKGMQRLFTDLLSQTGMGWDPDTKTVVASDECWENAIRVKSKWGRFRTFGCPKYEELCTIFGASVAYGTMQHASTQLTANSDDERRLDEEMRARRPPALGHRQDLPIGNDDFIDLMGIGSPSEDAVTGSSRRPKPRKKSDFEVQLSEAVEEVKLTQRARRKRYEDAEAVASSKRSKETVPSDGTNAGYDPISHCATLLSELSPPLEPSQLVRAIERLLNPEMRLFFLSLDAARRDDWARNC, encoded by the exons ATGGATGACCCCGAAGATACGAGCCGGGATAATGTGCTTTGGGGCGATGCCATGGAGGAGATATTCATCGACATGCTCTACCAGGACGCGCTTCAAGGTAGATTAAAGGGCGGAAAGATAACGTTTAGAGAGCATGGAGTTTATGCACAGCGACTCACTGCTGTTGGGAAGAAAGTGTTTGACGGGAACCAGGTTCGTGGAAAATTGACGAGGTTGAAGGGGATGCAGCGCTTGTTTACCGATTTGTTGAGCCAAACTGGTATGGGTTGGGATCCCGACACAAAGACAGTTGTCGCGAGTGACGAGTGCTGGGAGAATGCCATTAgg GTTAAATCGAAATGGGGGAGGTTTCGTACTTTTGGCTGCCCAAAGTACGAGGAGCTGTGCACCATATTTGGCGCGTCCGTTGCATACGGGACTATGCAACACGCATCAACACAGCTAACCGCAAATAGCGACGACGAGCGGCGCCTGGATGAGGAGATGCGAGCTCGACGCCCTCCCGCACTAGGCCATCGACAGGACTTGCCCATTGGCAATGATGACTTTATTGACTTGATGGGGATCGGGTCACCATCAGAGGATGCCGTGACTGGGTCATCACGCAGGCCGAAGCCAAGAAAAAAGAGCGATTTTGAGGTGCAGCTTTCTGAGGCCGTCGAGGAGGTTAAACTGACGCAGAGAGCGAGGCGTAAACGATATGAGGATGCAGAAGCTGTGGCATCATCGAAGCGCAGCAAAGAGACAGTGCCTAGTGATGGGACCAATGCGGGGTATGATCCGATTAGTCATTGTGCGACGTTGCTCAGCGAGCTTTCCCCTCCGTTGGAGCCATCCCAACTTGTTCGCGCAATCGAGAGATTACTGAACCCAGAGATGCGATTGTTTTTCTTGTCCTTGGATGCTGCAAGGAGGGACGATTGGGCCCGTAATTGTTAA